Below is a genomic region from Candidatus Coatesbacteria bacterium.
AATCCCGGTGAACATTCTCGGTACGTTGTTGGCGGTTAAGGGTGAGCCGGGCGACCTTTGACAACGACCTCAGACCCCCGGCGCCGACCCGGTCGCCGGAACCGGCACGGTTTTTACGGAGGCGGTTAGCTGTCGCCGCTCCGCGAGCCGCCGAGTTGCAAAAACCGTGCCGGTTCCGGCGAAACGACGGCCCGGGGGCTGCGGCAGCTCAGGTTGCTGTTTTCAACGGTCGTCCGTCGGCGGCGCCAGTCAGGGGTAGAGCTTGAGCCCCACCAGGGTGGCCCAGAGGGCGGCGGAGAGGAAGCTGAACAGGTAGTCCAGCGGGTAGGCGCCGTGGAAGCTGCCGTCGTCGTCGCCGTCTTTACGCGCCAGTAGCCCCAGAACTACGGGCGGCGCCGCGGCGAGGAGCAGATACAGGGGCGAGAGCTGGTAGACCAACACCAGTCCGGAGTAGCTGACCACGCCGCCCAGCACCATGCTGTAGCGGTAGTAGCCGCTGAACAGCTCGCGCTCGAAGTCATTGCGCAGCGACTTGTTGCCGAAGTTGACGGCGATCATCGTGGTGTAGCCGGCCAGGATCATCCCGGAGAGCAGGTTGATCAGGTAGTCGTCGCGCCAGAGGTCGGTGAGCCAACCCGAAGTCGGCAGACTGGGCTCGAGATGTCCGAAGATCCAGGCCAGCGCCGCCAGGCTGGCGAAATGGAACAGTTGATCGGCGAAGAAGCCCAGCAAGCCGTTCTTCTTGACCGTGTCGAACAGGCCGTGGACCGCCTGGAGCACGACGACGCCGACGATGAACCACGGCGAGTGCAGGTAGGGCAGGCAGACGGCCAGGGTTACCAGCAGGTGGATGCCGGCGTGGAGGGCCACCCCCCAGCGTTTCTTATAGCGGACCTTAAAGACCCAGTCGGTCTGCAGGGGATAGTCGGCCAACAGGAAGGCCAGCAACAGGCGATAAAAAAGGGTCGTCGACATATTACGCTTTGGGGGATTGTCGCCTCGGGCGGAGCTGAAGCGACGGTTCGAGTCAGGCCCGGCCGGCGGACGAGACCTGCCTTGCTCGGCGCCGGCGGCCATTTCGCCGCCGCTTGGCGCTTGCGCCCGCCGGAACCGGCACGGTTTTTGCGGAGGCGCAACCGTTTTGACGTCCGTCACGGTCGCCGAGATGCAAAAACCGTGCCGGTTCCGGCGCCGACGGATTTGGGCGGGTGTTGGGGGTCTCGTCCGCCGGTTACTTGACCAGCATATTGTGGATCGGCTCCCAGTCGTCGCCCGGCGGGTTGGCGTACAGGCTGCGGGTCTGGACGAGGTAGGACTTGCTGGGGCCGTCCTCGGGGAAGTCGGCGGTGAGTTGCTTGAAGGCCTCGAAGGCCTGCTTGAACTCGGCGTTTTCCCAGTGCGCGAGGGCGGCGGTGAAGCGTTCGAGAAGCTCGGCCTCGCGCCCCGCGGGGCGGCCCAGTCCGAGGAGCTCGTAGCAGATGACGGGTTCGTTCTTGCCCTTGACGCGGAAGCTGCCGAGCTTGCGGACGTAGAAGTCGTCGATCAGTCGCCGGTGGGTGAACTCGCTGATGATCACCGAGGTGTTGAAGAACTTGTTCAGCGGTTCGAGGCGGGCGCCGAGGTTGACGTTGTCGCCCATCACGGTGTAGTCGAAGCGGTTGTGGGAGCCCATGTTGCCGACGACCATCGGGCCGGAGTTGACGCCGATGCGCATCGACAGCCGGGGCAGGTCGCGGTCGCTCCAGCCCTCGTTGAGCTCCTCGAGCTTGTCGAGCATTTCGAGGGCGGTGTGGCAGGCGGCGTCGGCGTGGTGCTTGAGGGGGTTGGGGGCGCCGAAGATGCCCATCACGGCGTCGCCGATGAACTTGTCCACCGTGCCGTTGTTGGCGAAGACCAGCTCGGCCATCGGGGTCAGATAGTCGTTCATCAGCTCGACGAGGGGACCCGGTTCCATCTGCTCGGAGATGGTGGTAAAGCCCTTGACGTCGGTGAAGATGACCGACAGCTCGCGTTTCTCGCCGCCCAGGCGGACCATGTCCGGGTTGTCGACCATCTGCTCGACGACGGCGGGTGAGACGTAGTGACTGAAGGTTTCCTTGATCTTGCGCTTGGCCCGTTGCTCGACGACGTAGTTGAAGCCGATGACGGAGAGCATGCCGATCAGCATCCCGGTGCCCGGGCGGACGATCTCCAGCCAGAGATCGGCCTCGGCGAAGAAGTGGAAGGCGGCGATGACGTAGCCGCCGAAGAGGAGCAGGAACAGGGGCACGGCCAGCCACCAGCGCAGGTAGGCCACGGCGAAGCCCACGGCGAGGGTCAGGCCGATGAAGATGGCCAGGGACCACAGCGGATCCAGGCGCTTGAGATAGGCGCCGGAGAGCATGTTGTGGATGGCCGTAGCGTGGATCTCGACGCCGGGATGGGCGTTGGAGTAGGGCGAGGAGATGAAGTCGAACAGGCTGCCGGCGGTTCCGCCGATGATGACGACCTGGTTGTGGAAGTTGTCCCAGGCCTGCTGGACCTTCTCTTCCCAGGGCATGTCGTCGCGCTGGGAGAGGTAGTGGATGTCGGTGAAGGAGTAGTAGTTGAAGGTGCTTTCGGCGCCCTGGCCCGAGGGACCGATGTAGTTGAGCAGCAGCTCGCCCTGGGGGGTGGTGGGGACGGTCAGTTCATCGCCCAGCTGGACGCCGACGTCGGGGTCGAAGGTGATCTGGTCGCGGGGGACGTCTTTGGCCAGGGCCAGGGCGGCCAGGGAAAGGCTGGGGAAGCAGAGGGTCTCGCCGGGGCGGGGACCGGCGGCGCTGATGATCATCGGCACCCGCCAGATGATCTCATCGTGGGGGTGCATCATGGTGTGGCCGAGGAGGCGGACGGCTTCGGTCAGCTCAGTGATCGGTGGATGGAAGCCGGCGTAGTGGTAGAGATGGCGGTGCTGTTCCCGGGGGATGTCGAGGGCGTAGTCGACGTAGGGGTGCCCCTCGAGCTCGCGTAGTTGCTCGGTGTGGGCGAAGTCGACCCCGGCCAGCCCCAGGGCGACGTTGCCCGTCTCCTCGA
It encodes:
- a CDS encoding DUF3307 domain-containing protein, which encodes MAAGAEQGRSRPPAGPDSNRRFSSARGDNPPKRNMSTTLFYRLLLAFLLADYPLQTDWVFKVRYKKRWGVALHAGIHLLVTLAVCLPYLHSPWFIVGVVVLQAVHGLFDTVKKNGLLGFFADQLFHFASLAALAWIFGHLEPSLPTSGWLTDLWRDDYLINLLSGMILAGYTTMIAVNFGNKSLRNDFERELFSGYYRYSMVLGGVVSYSGLVLVYQLSPLYLLLAAAPPVVLGLLARKDGDDDGSFHGAYPLDYLFSFLSAALWATLVGLKLYP
- a CDS encoding CHASE2 domain-containing protein → MADQTPRRGPRRGRKFLVTLIVCAVAALAAWLLNLTDNLRDFELATMRARVRAKGRSFSGSESPGATVPGISIITIDDYSLLPPEEYGLGRYQDWTREYYAQVLELLEHAEPAAVVFDMHFFEPAGNPDYPRISRTVLEEAGAAAVDEAGVAENADGLERVRRWLELHDEDEVFARALEETGNVALGLAGVDFAHTEQLRELEGHPYVDYALDIPREQHRHLYHYAGFHPPITELTEAVRLLGHTMMHPHDEIIWRVPMIISAAGPRPGETLCFPSLSLAALALAKDVPRDQITFDPDVGVQLGDELTVPTTPQGELLLNYIGPSGQGAESTFNYYSFTDIHYLSQRDDMPWEEKVQQAWDNFHNQVVIIGGTAGSLFDFISSPYSNAHPGVEIHATAIHNMLSGAYLKRLDPLWSLAIFIGLTLAVGFAVAYLRWWLAVPLFLLLFGGYVIAAFHFFAEADLWLEIVRPGTGMLIGMLSVIGFNYVVEQRAKRKIKETFSHYVSPAVVEQMVDNPDMVRLGGEKRELSVIFTDVKGFTTISEQMEPGPLVELMNDYLTPMAELVFANNGTVDKFIGDAVMGIFGAPNPLKHHADAACHTALEMLDKLEELNEGWSDRDLPRLSMRIGVNSGPMVVGNMGSHNRFDYTVMGDNVNLGARLEPLNKFFNTSVIISEFTHRRLIDDFYVRKLGSFRVKGKNEPVICYELLGLGRPAGREAELLERFTAALAHWENAEFKQAFEAFKQLTADFPEDGPSKSYLVQTRSLYANPPGDDWEPIHNMLVK